A window of the Diceros bicornis minor isolate mBicDic1 chromosome 28, mDicBic1.mat.cur, whole genome shotgun sequence genome harbors these coding sequences:
- the PRDM12 gene encoding PR domain zinc finger protein 12, producing the protein MMGSVLPAEALVLKTGLKAPGLALAEVITSDILHSFLYGRWRNVLGEQLFEDKSHHASPKTAFTAEVLAQSFSGEVQKLSSLVLPAEVIIAQSSVPGEGLGIFSKTWIKAGTEMGPFTGRVIAPEHVDICKNNNLMWEVFNEDGTVRYFIDASQEDHRSWMTYIKCARNEQEQNLEVVQIGTSIFYKAIEMIPPDQELLVWYGNSHNTFLGIPGVPGLEEEQKKNKHEDFHPADSAAGTAGRMRCVICHRGFNSRSNLRSHMRIHTLDKPFVCRFCNRRFSQSSTLRNHVRLHTGERPYKCQVCQSAYSQLAGLRAHQKSARHRPPSAALQAHSPALPAPHAHAPALAAAAAAAHHLPAMVL; encoded by the exons ATGATGGGCTCCGTGCTCCCGGCTGAGGCCCTAGTGCTCAAGACAGGGCTAAAGGCGCCGGGGCTGGCGCTGGCCGAGGTCATCACCTCCGACATCCTGCACAGCTTCCTGTACGGCCGCTGGCGCAACGTGTTGGGCGAGCAGCTCTTCGAGGACAAGAGCCACCACGCCAGCCCCAAGACAGCCTTCACCGCCGAGGTCCTGGCGCAGTCCTTCTCGGGCG AGGTGCAGAAGCTGTCTAGCCTGGTGCTGCCGGCGGAGGTGATCATCGCGCAGAGTTCCGTCCCCGGCGAGGGCCTCGGCATCTTCTCCAAGACTTGGATCAAGGCGGGCACCGAGATGGGCCCTTTCACGGGCCGCGTCATCGCCCCGGAGCATGTGGACATCTGCAAGAACAACAACCTCATGTGGGAG GTGTTCAATGAGGATGGCACAGTGCGCTACTTCATCGATGCCAGCCAGGAGGACCACCGGAGCTGGATGACCTACATCAAGTGTGCACGTAATGAGCAGGAGCAGAACCTGGAGGTCGTCCAGATTGGCACCAGCATCTTCTACAAGGCCATCGAG ATGATCCCTCCTGACCAGGAGCTGCTGGTGTGGTATGGGAACTCGCACAACACCTTCCTGGGGATCCCCGGGGTGCCCGGGCTAGAGGAGGAGCAGAAAAAGAACAAGCATG AGGACTTCCACCCCGCGGACTCGGCGGCAGGCACCGCGGGCCGCATGCGCTGCGTCATCTGCCACCGCGGCTTCAACTCGCGCAGCAACCTGCGCTCGCACATGCGCATCCACACGCTGGACAAGCCCTTCGTGTGTCGCTTCTGCAACCGCCGCTTCAGCCAGTCGTCCACGCTGCGCAACCACGTGCGCCTGCACACGGGCGAGCGCCCCTACAAGTGCCAGGTGTGCCAGAGCGCCTACTCGCAGCTGGCCGGCCTGCGCGCCCACCAGAAGAGCGCGCGCCACCGGCCGCCCAGCGCCGCGCTGCAGGCGCACTCGCCCGCGCTGCCCGCGCCGCACGCGCACGCGCCCGcgctcgccgccgccgccgccgcggcgcaCCACCTGCCGGCCATGGTGCTGTGA